A window of the Megalopta genalis isolate 19385.01 chromosome 2, iyMegGena1_principal, whole genome shotgun sequence genome harbors these coding sequences:
- the bcn92 gene encoding LYR motif-containing protein bcn92 yields the protein MANNRNAVLSLYRNLIRESKKWNSYNYRMYALRKIRHEFQENKRLVDQAEITKQHEKGKEALDIIKRQVIIGNLYATRPLVIETITNKPNVV from the exons ATGGCCAATAATCGAAATGCAGTATTAAGTCTTTATCGAAATTTAATTCGAGAAAGCAAAAAATGGAATTCATACAACTACCG GATGTATGCTTTGCGTAAAATtcggcatgaatttcaagaaaataaaagacttgTAGATCAAGCAGAAATTACCAAGCAACACGAGAAAGGGAAAGAAGCACTAGACATCATTAAGAGACAAGTGATTATTGGAAACCTTTATGCAACCAGACCATTAGTTATCGAAACGATTACGAATAAACCTAATGTTGTTTAA